The DNA window ATTAATGTCATCATAGGTTAAGGTCCCCTTTTCTCCAGAGATTTTCAACAATTCTTTAATTTTTAAATTACGCTCTTCTTTATTCATAGTATTCTTGGGTTTTAGCCTTTTTAAATAATGTAGGCAATTCTCCATGGCTTGCCATGGGGAATTTTCATCTACTATAGCACCGTTTACCTTGTGCCATTTAGGCACAAGTTTGCTCTGGTTTGATTATGACTTCACCTTCTAAGACACATAAAAATGAAAAAAGATAAAAAAGAAATAAAAAAATATCACTTTTTATTTAGAAAAGCAATTTCTTTCTGTATATCTTGTAATTTCAATAATATAACGCTTATTTCGCCTTTATTTTTCCCAGACTTTTCAAATTCACTCAATTCTTTAGTTAATTCCTGATATTTCCTTTTGTAGCTATTTATCCTTAGCTTAGTTACCAATTCTTTTAATGTTTTTTCAGGATCCGAAAAAGGATGGCCTTGAAAAAGAATTTTGGCTAAAACTTTCTGAACGTGATGCTCAAAATGGGAAGGAATGAATTCTTTATTCTCTAACATCCTTTGGAAAAATAACTTATGACTTTCACTCTCAAAATGATTGGCAAGTAGTTTCCCTTCTATAGAAGGTAATAACTCCTTCTTGGCAAAGAGAATACGGAGAATATCATCTTCAAGAGGAAATGAAACTTCTTTCTCGACTTCTAAGACTTCCCTTGACCCCTTATCTGAAGTTTTATTTTTCTTAGCCTCTTCTCTCAAAGCCAATTCTGAAATCTCTAGCTTTTCACTAATCACTTTTAAATAATGATCTTTAAGAATAGGACTTTTTAGGCGGGATACTGTTTTTAAAATTTCCTTAGAAATTCCCATTTTTGAAGTCTCATTTTTAAGGGGATAACGAGAAAGCAAAATATCAAGTTTAAAATCAATCATCGAAGGGGCCTGATGAATCAATTGATCGAAAGATTCCTTTCCCTTGGTTCTAATCCAGCTATCCGGATCATGTTTTTCAGGGATCATCGCAATTTTAACGATCATATCTTGATCTAGGAAAATTTCTAAAGCCCGCATCGAAGCCTCCACCCCAGCTAAATCTCCGTCATAGGCAACCACCATCGATTGGGCATATCGCTTAAGAAGCCTAACATGATTTTCATTGAATGCGGTTCCCATTGAAGCTGCAACATTCTCAAAACCAGCTGAAAATACGCTGATCATATCAAGATAGCCCTCAACGAGAATGGCTTGAGATTTTTGAAGCATGGCCTTTTTTGCAAGATGAAGACCATAAAGCAACTGACTTTTATTGAATAAAACGGTATCCGGCGAATTTAAATATTTTGGAAGACGGTCCCCTAAGGCTCGGCCCCCAAAACCTACAATGCGACCTTGAGCATCAAAAATGGGAAAAATAATCCGCCCACTAAATCTCAAATGCTGATTCCCATCTCTCTCGGTCAATAAGCCTAACTTTTCCAAAGTCCCATTCTCCAGATTAAGCTTATAGAGCTCTTTTAAAACCTCAGGTCCATTGAGCGGACAATAACCCAATCGAAAAGTCTCTATCATTTTCGAATTGACCCCACGTTTCTCAAGATAACTTCTCGCCTCCTTCGCCTCAACGGCCTTCAAAAGCATTTTTTCAAAAAAATGAGATATTTTCTCCATCAGTTCAAAAAGATTTTTTTTATAAATCTCTTGAGATCCATCGGCCGTTTTAGAAATAACGACACCCGCTTTTTCCGCTAGAATCTCCACCGCCTCTGGAAAAGAAATATTTTCATA is part of the Chlamydiota bacterium genome and encodes:
- a CDS encoding DNA primase codes for the protein MPQLIPESTLSEIQFKTDIVALISQVVPLKAAGRNYKALCPFHPEKTPSFMVNPEKGIFHCFGCGAGGNVFGFLSQYENISFPEAVEILAEKAGVVISKTADGSQEIYKKNLFELMEKISHFFEKMLLKAVEAKEARSYLEKRGVNSKMIETFRLGYCPLNGPEVLKELYKLNLENGTLEKLGLLTERDGNQHLRFSGRIIFPIFDAQGRIVGFGGRALGDRLPKYLNSPDTVLFNKSQLLYGLHLAKKAMLQKSQAILVEGYLDMISVFSAGFENVAASMGTAFNENHVRLLKRYAQSMVVAYDGDLAGVEASMRALEIFLDQDMIVKIAMIPEKHDPDSWIRTKGKESFDQLIHQAPSMIDFKLDILLSRYPLKNETSKMGISKEILKTVSRLKSPILKDHYLKVISEKLEISELALREEAKKNKTSDKGSREVLEVEKEVSFPLEDDILRILFAKKELLPSIEGKLLANHFESESHKLFFQRMLENKEFIPSHFEHHVQKVLAKILFQGHPFSDPEKTLKELVTKLRINSYKRKYQELTKELSEFEKSGKNKGEISVILLKLQDIQKEIAFLNKK